The stretch of DNA CAGTACCCGGCGGACGGTTCGACGGGCGCTGCGTCCGGTTCCGGGTGCACCGTCGCACCGCGGAGCGTCAGGGCAGCGAGCACGGCCGCCGCCGTGAACACACCGGCCGTCACCGCGAGCGCCGGCAGCGGTCCGACCGCCCCGACGAGCAGGCCGGCCGCGGGCGCCCCGAGCAGCACCGAGAACCGGACCGACGCCTCGAAGTGCCCGACGGCGCGTTCGAGCGGGATGCCCGCAGCCGTCGCGAGCCCGGGCAGGAGCACCCGTCGGCCGGACTCCCCCGGGGTGTCGAACAGGCCGCCGAGGAACACGAGCAGGAGCAGGGCCCAGGACGGCAGCCCGACGGTCCACGCCAGGAGCGGGATCGCGACGAGGGTCGCAGCGCTGACCAGGTCGGACGTCACGCTCGACCGGACGAAGCCGAAGCGCTCGACGAGCACGCCGCCGAACGCCCCACCGAGGACGATCGGGACCGTCGCCGCGAACGCCGCGATGCCGACGTCCGTCGCCGAGCCGCCGCGGGACAGCACGACGAACGGCACGGCGATGGTCGTGGCGACGTTGCCCGTCCGCGACACGACCTGCACCGCGAGCAGCGACCGCAGCCGCCAGTGCGCGTTCACGGGCGCGCCGACCGGTAGCTCTGGACGACCGCGGTCACGCGCTCGGAACCGTCGCCCGGCTCGTGCTCGGCGCTCCGTGCCTCCCACCGGTCCAGGACGCCCTGCAGCTCGCTGCCGAGGGCCTGCAGCTCGCCGACGGTCAGCCGGAGGGTCCGGTCACCGCTGTTCGATGCCGCCACCCACTCGCGTCCGAGCGCCGGCACCTGGTCGAGGAACGCCCGGTACTCGTCGGCGTACGCCTGCGCGACGGTGCGGTCGAGCGCGGTGCCGGCGAGCATGCGGTCAGGGTCGTCGAACCCGTCCGCGAGGTTCCACGACGTGTGCTGCGCGACCGCCCGCCACCAGCGCTCGCGTCGGTCGGTACCGAGCTCCGGCGCGGGCTCGATGAAGCCGGCGTCGGCCAGGCGCTTGCAGTGGTAGCTGATCGTCCCCGGCGCCTCGTCGACCTGGTCGCCGAGCATCGCCGCGGTCTGCGGGCCGCCGGTCCGCAGCAACCCCACGAGCCGCAGCCGGGTGGGGTGGGAGAGCGCACGCATCTGCGCCGCGTCGTCGAGTCGCTGCACGTCCATGGCTCGACCATAGATGCACAAAATATGTTGTGCAAGACTTCTTGCGCAATGGTTCTTGTGAGTCCTTCTGGAGGCTCGCCCCGCGCCTGGTGAGCGCGCTACGGTTCCGGCATGGCCAGGTGGGTCGCGCTGCTGCGCGGGGTGAACGTCAGCGGCATCACGATCCGGAACGCCGACCTCGCGGCGGTGTTCCGGGAGCTCGGGTACGCGGACGTGCGGACGGTCCTGGCCTCGGGCAACGTCGTCTTCACCGCACCGGGCGAGGCGTCGGAGGTGCAGGCTGCCGTGGAGCAGGGGCTGCGGGACCGGTTCGGGTACGACGCCTGGATCGTCCTCGTGCCGCACGAACGACTGGCCGCGATCGTCGAGGGGTTCCCGTTCGGGTCCGCACCCGACCGGCACGACTACGCGGTCTTCGGGTCTGACGACACCGCGCTCGACGAGCTGATCGCCGACCTCGACACCGACGACGCCGTCGAGCGGCTGGTACGCGGGGACGGGGTCGTCTACTGGTCCTGTCCGAAGGGGTCGAGCACCGAAACCGCCTTCGCGAAGCGGGCCGCCGCCGCACGCTTCAAGCGCACGACGACGACCCGCAACGTGAACACCCTGCGCAAGCTGCTCTGAGCCGCGCGAGGGGCGTCAGGACTGCGCGGGCTGCCCGTTGCTCGCGGTGGTGCCGCCGTCGACCGGCAGCACCGCGCCCGTGATGTACGACGCCGCGTCGCTCGCCAGGAACAGCACCGCCGCGGCGACCTCCTCCGACCGCCCACCACGACCGAGCGAGACCCGCTCGGCGAACTTGTGCTGGAGTTCCTCGTCCTCGGCCTGCTGCTCGGTCATGTCCGTCCAGATCAGCCCCGGCGCGACAGCGTTCACCCGGACGCCGAACTGCCCGTTGTCGAGCGCGGCGGCCTTCGTGAAGTTCGAGACCCCGCCCTTCGCGGCGTTGTACGGGCTCATCCGCCAGTCGGCGTCCATGCCCGACACCGACGACGTGTTCACGACCGACCCCTTGGTCTCCCGCAGGAACGGCAGTGCAGCTCGCGTTCCGTAGAACACGCTCGACAGGTCGGTCTCGATGACGCGGTGCCACTCGTCGGGCTCGATGTCGGTGATGTCGCCGGAGGTGAAGGTGCCGGCGTTGTTCACGAGCACGTCGATGCGGTCCCACCGGTCCACCGCGTCGGACACGATCGTCTCCCAGGCTGCCGGGTCGGCCACGTCGGCCTGCAGCGCGACCGCACGACCGGTCGGCAGGCTGTCGGCGACGGCACGGACCTTGTCCTCGACGCTGTCGACGAGCAGCACGTCCGCGCCCTCGTCGACGAACGCCCGCGCGGTGGCCTCGCCGATGCCGGACCCGGCCCCCGTGACGATCGCGACCCTGCCCTCGAACCGCTTGTCCATGTGTGTCTCCTCTCGATGCACTGCTCGTGCCGCAGGAGACGCCGTCGGCCCGGGGGCACGGACGACCACGGTGCCCGCTCGCGGCTGGACGCACGCGCAGGCGGACGCACGGGCGGCCAGCGGACCGGCCCCACCGGCGCGGAGGCGGGAGCAGGCCGAAGGCGCGGCGCGGGACGGACCCGCACCGCGCCTCCAGACCGGACCGTCAGGCGGTGGTCTCGTCGACGTCCATGTCGCGGTCGAGGGAGATCATCGGGATCGACGCCGTGATGACGGAACCGTCGGCCCGCAGCGTGCCCTGGATGTCGCTCGTGGTCGGGGCGTGCCCGGTCATCCGCGGCCCGTGGTGGGCAAGCGGCACGACCGTCGGCGCACCGGCCGTGATGTCCCACTGCTGGTTGTGCACCCACGCGGTGAAGCCGTCGCCGGTCTCCACCGTGAAGGTCATCGCGTCCTCTTCGAGGTCGACCCGGACGCGCGACCCGTGCACCTGGATGCGGTAGGTCAGGCGGTCCCAGTCCTTCGGTAGCCGCGGGTTGAACGTCATCCGGCCGCCGTGGTCGCGCATGCCGCCGAAGCCGTTCACGAGCGCACCCCAGATGCCGCCGGTCGACGCGATGTGCACACCGTCGGAGGTGTTGCCGTGCAGGTCGGCGAGGTCGACGTAGAGCGCGGTCAGGAAGTACTGCGCCGCCAGGTCGTGGTAGCCGACCTCGGCCGCCATGATCGACTGCACGACGGCGGAGAGCGTCGAGTCACCGGTCGTCAGGGCGTCGTAGTAGTCGAAGTCGCGACGCTTCTCGGCGGCCGTGAACTCGTGGCCCTGCAGGAACAGCGCGAGCACGACGTCCGCCTGCTTGAGCACCTGGAACCGGTAGATGACCAGCGGGTGGTAGTGCAGCAGCAGCGGCCGCTTCGACTCGGGGGTGTTCTCGAGGTCCCAGAGCTCCTTGTCGAGGAACTGGGCGTCCTGGGGGTGGATGCCGCGGTGCGGGTCGAAGGGGATCTCCATCGACTCGGCGGCGTGCTCCCACTCGGTGACCTCGTCGTCGACGAGCCCGGTGCGCCGGACCATGCGGCCGTACTCCTCCGGGTCGTCGGTCGCGAGCTGCCGGCAGGCGTTGACCGCGAACCACAGGTTCGCCCGCGCCATCACGTTCGTGTAGAGGTTGTCGTCGACGACGGTCGTGTACTCGTCGGGTCCGGTGACGCCGTCGATGTGGAACTTCTTGTCGCCGTTCGAG from Curtobacterium sp. SGAir0471 encodes:
- a CDS encoding ArsR/SmtB family transcription factor gives rise to the protein MDVQRLDDAAQMRALSHPTRLRLVGLLRTGGPQTAAMLGDQVDEAPGTISYHCKRLADAGFIEPAPELGTDRRERWWRAVAQHTSWNLADGFDDPDRMLAGTALDRTVAQAYADEYRAFLDQVPALGREWVAASNSGDRTLRLTVGELQALGSELQGVLDRWEARSAEHEPGDGSERVTAVVQSYRSARP
- a CDS encoding DUF1697 domain-containing protein — protein: MARWVALLRGVNVSGITIRNADLAAVFRELGYADVRTVLASGNVVFTAPGEASEVQAAVEQGLRDRFGYDAWIVLVPHERLAAIVEGFPFGSAPDRHDYAVFGSDDTALDELIADLDTDDAVERLVRGDGVVYWSCPKGSSTETAFAKRAAAARFKRTTTTRNVNTLRKLL
- a CDS encoding SDR family NAD(P)-dependent oxidoreductase, which produces MDKRFEGRVAIVTGAGSGIGEATARAFVDEGADVLLVDSVEDKVRAVADSLPTGRAVALQADVADPAAWETIVSDAVDRWDRIDVLVNNAGTFTSGDITDIEPDEWHRVIETDLSSVFYGTRAALPFLRETKGSVVNTSSVSGMDADWRMSPYNAAKGGVSNFTKAAALDNGQFGVRVNAVAPGLIWTDMTEQQAEDEELQHKFAERVSLGRGGRSEEVAAAVLFLASDAASYITGAVLPVDGGTTASNGQPAQS